One Glycine max cultivar Williams 82 chromosome 4, Glycine_max_v4.0, whole genome shotgun sequence DNA segment encodes these proteins:
- the LOC100818053 gene encoding uncharacterized protein, giving the protein MDRSWMKAKRISDEYENGVEQFLQFTQLNAKSLRGNYFCPCVKCLNGRRQSVDEIRSHLICYDIIPNYTKWIWHGELADIPTVSQSQAVHKDNGERIKEMICDIGQETFEQVHAPLYDTIERDSNTPLCSGCTSFTRLSAVLALVNLKARFGWSDKSFTELLVLLKNMLPEHNTLLKNHYEAKKILCPVGMEYKKIHACPNDCILYRNEYAELRQCPTCGVSRYKVQHDELTDDARTKNCRPAKVCWYLPIIPRFKRLFANAHDAKNLSWHSVDQKCDGLLRHPADSPQWKTIDRLYPEFGDEPRNLRLALASDGMNTYGSLSSNHSSWPVLLMIYNLPPWLCILRKYIILCMMIAGPRQPGNDIDV; this is encoded by the coding sequence atggatcgaagttggatgaaagcaAAACGAATCAGTGACGAGTATGAGAACGGGGTGGAACAATTTCTACAATTTACTCAACTTAATGCTAAAAGCTTGAGGGGCAATTATTTCTGCCCATGTGTTAAATGTCTTAATGGTAGACGACAGTCAGTTGATGAAATCCGATCACATCTGATATGTTACGACATCATTCCAAATTACacaaaatggatatggcatggggaaTTGGCCGACATTCCAACTGTTTCTCAGTCTCAGGCGGTACACAAAGACAACGGAGAACGTATAAAGGAAATGATCTGTGATATTGGACAAGAGACTTTTGAGCAAGTGCATGCACCTCTGTATGATACAATAGAACGTGATTCCAACACGCCATTGTGTTCGGGGTGCACATCTTTCACGCGATTGTCAGCAGTCTTAGCTTTGGTAAACTTGAAGGcaagatttgggtggagtgataAAAGCTTCACTGAATTGCTGGTGTTATTGAAGAACATGCTTCCTGAACATAACACTTTGCTGAAAAATCATTACGAGGCCAAAAAGATTTTGTGTCCAGTGGGAATGGAGTACAAGAAGATtcatgcatgccctaatgattgcatattgtataGAAATGAGTATGCAGAACTACGACAATGCCCCACGTGTGGGGTATCACGATACAAAGTGCAGCATGATGAATTAACTGATGATGCAAGAACAAAAAATTGTCGTCCTGCCAAGGTGTgctggtatcttccaataataccaaggtttaagcgattgTTTGCTAATGCACATGATGCAAAAAACCTTTCATGGCATTCAGTTGACCAAAAATGTGATGGATTACTGCGACATCCTGCCGATTCTCCACAGTGGAAGACAATTGATCGTTTGTATCCAGAGTTTGGGGACGAGCCAAGGAACCTAAGGCTTGCTCTTGCTTCTGATGGAATGAATACTTATGGTAGCTTAAGCAGCAACCACAGTTCGTGGCCTGTTTTACTgatgatttacaaccttccCCCCTGGTTGTGCATTTTGCGTAAATACATTATCCTGTGTATGATGATCGCGGGTCCAAGGCAGCCAGGGAATGATATTGACGTGTAG